A region of the Gammaproteobacteria bacterium genome:
CAACACACCGGAGGCCGAGGCGTTATCCAACAGCGACAACAGTAAGTGCTCCACCGTCATAAATTCATAACGTTTTTCACGGGCTTCTTTAAAGGCTTTGTTTAACGTCTGTTCTAAATCTTTGCTTAACATGACATCCCCTTCGAATTTATGAGCTTACGCCTCTTCCATTTCGCACAACAACGGGTGTTGTCTGTCCTGTGCACAACGGTTGACCTGCGCGACCTTGGTCTCTGCAACATCCTTACTAAAGACCCCACAAACACCTTTACCACGAGTATGCACATGCAACATCACTTGTGTTGCTTGCTCTCGCCCCATGGAGAAAAATGACTCCAGTACTTCGACAACAAACTCCATTGGAGTGTAGTCATCGTTTACTAAAACCACCTGAAAAAGCGGTGGTTTTTTTAACTTTGGCTTTTCCTGTTCAACGACAGCGCCAAAATCATCGTTTTCTTCTTGATTACTCATGGTTACTGTTCTAGCCCCAACGAGTCCAATTCAGTGAATGGATCAAACCACCCTACTCTAAGACCAAGATTATTAACAATAATTTCTTAGACAAAAGTATAAAACAGCCGAACGGACAATGGTGTGAAATAAAAGGAGGGATTGTTAAAAAGGCAAGAACCTGCGATGCAAGTTACTTGCCCCAACATAAACAAACTACATGTTGTCGATCATCACATCGCCAAACGCAGAGCAGGACATCAAGCTCGCCCCGTCCATCAAACGCTCAAAATCATAGGTAACCTGCTTAGACGCAATCGCACCTTCCATGCCTTTGATCACCAAATCAGCGGCTTCGTCCCAACCCAGATGACGCAACATCATCTCACCAGAGAGAATCAAGGAGCCAGGATTAACCTTGTTTTGGGCAGCGTACTTAGGCGCGGTGCCGTGGGTCGCTTCAAACATGGCGATGGTGTCGGACAGATTCGCCCCTGGCGCAATGCCAATACCGCCCACTTGCGCGGCCAAGGCATCGGAGACGTAATCGCCGTTCAGATTCAAGGTGGCGATCACATCGTATTCCGCCGGACGCAGCAAAATCTGCTGCAAGAAGGCATCGGCGATCACATCCTTAACCACAATCTCTTTGCCGCTGTTGGGGTTTTTAAAGCTACACCACGGGCCACCATCAATTTCAACAGCGCCGAACTCAGATTGAGCCAACTCGTAACCCCACGCTTTGAAACCGCCTTCAGTGAACTTCATGATGTTGCCCTTGTGAACCAAGGTCACAGAGTCACGATCATTGTCAATGGCGTACTGGATGGCTTTGCGCACCAGACGTTGAGTACCTTGTTTAGAGACCGGTTTAACGCCGAT
Encoded here:
- the clpS gene encoding ATP-dependent Clp protease adapter ClpS, which translates into the protein MSNQEENDDFGAVVEQEKPKLKKPPLFQVVLVNDDYTPMEFVVEVLESFFSMGREQATQVMLHVHTRGKGVCGVFSKDVAETKVAQVNRCAQDRQHPLLCEMEEA
- the icd gene encoding NADP-dependent isocitrate dehydrogenase, translated to MAYDKIQVPSVGETITVNADNSLTVPNCPVIPFIEGDGIGVDITPVMKKVLDTAVEKAYGGERSLAWMEIFAGEKANNLYGGDVWLPEETLAAVKEFVVSIKGPLTTPIGGGMRSLNVALRQMLDLYVCLRPVRYYTGTPSPLKNPELTNMVIFRENSEDIYAGIEWEAGSDDVKKVIDFLVNEMGVSKIRFPETSGIGVKPVSKQGTQRLVRKAIQYAIDNDRDSVTLVHKGNIMKFTEGGFKAWGYELAQSEFGAVEIDGGPWCSFKNPNSGKEIVVKDVIADAFLQQILLRPAEYDVIATLNLNGDYVSDALAAQVGGIGIAPGANLSDTIAMFEATHGTAPKYAAQNKVNPGSLILSGEMMLRHLGWDEAADLVIKGMEGAIASKQVTYDFERLMDGASLMSCSAFGDVMIDNM